One genomic window of Alphaproteobacteria bacterium includes the following:
- a CDS encoding DUF2948 family protein — protein MTKDFVPLRLLAHDEEDLTIMAAHLQDALLPLVSMVYEPKQATFTLLANRFCWEHPPVDHEGQPMYHRIHSGITFKNIDKVHHRGFDRKGKTRILNLLTIHAKRAGAIHLVCSQAHEIRLETKDLHCHLGDLHHPWPTRKKPMHIHEHIEALQGAGLLK, from the coding sequence ATGACCAAGGATTTTGTGCCACTTCGGCTACTCGCCCATGATGAAGAAGACCTAACAATAATGGCAGCCCACCTGCAGGATGCCTTACTCCCCTTGGTTTCTATGGTTTATGAACCAAAACAAGCCACCTTTACCCTGTTAGCGAATAGATTCTGTTGGGAACACCCCCCCGTCGACCATGAAGGCCAGCCGATGTATCACCGCATTCACTCCGGCATCACCTTCAAAAATATTGATAAAGTTCATCATCGCGGATTTGATCGCAAAGGCAAGACCCGGATACTCAACCTTTTGACGATTCATGCGAAAAGAGCAGGCGCCATTCACCTTGTCTGCTCCCAAGCCCATGAAATTCGCCTTGAAACAAAGGATTTGCACTGCCATTTAGGCGATTTGCATCATCCTTGGCCTACCCGAAAGAAGCCAATGCATATTCATGAACATATTGAAGCATTGCAAGGAGCGGGTTTATTAAAATAA
- a CDS encoding helix-turn-helix transcriptional regulator — translation MQNIDFKNLALIAEAVDNICKFFIVPRGLSYFQFKRIYKDESYIVLANNPMFFKDFFENNFVEPSYTIPTYIHQSPIYFWDEFLTPEVHSLTREENQIYHGLTIISRRKKFYDCTTFAMSELHLSPSSYYLQILKDLQMFSELFPKIAKALIEKISQQRIKGVTLKPGLSGRPFFLPQRSSRFKIGEGLNDYITTYEALCLQLLQEGKSYKEIGSILSMSPRTVETHLARLKTRTGLTLRDLALQSFKNFGTGKIDIDLVQVKEEKISEDTKPRKQKEAS, via the coding sequence ATGCAAAACATAGATTTTAAAAACTTGGCTCTTATCGCAGAAGCTGTTGATAATATATGTAAGTTTTTTATTGTTCCGCGTGGATTATCTTACTTTCAGTTTAAACGAATCTATAAAGATGAGTCGTATATTGTTTTGGCAAACAACCCTATGTTTTTTAAAGATTTTTTTGAAAATAATTTCGTTGAACCCTCCTACACGATTCCAACATATATCCACCAATCACCAATCTATTTCTGGGATGAATTCTTAACACCGGAAGTCCATTCTTTAACCCGTGAAGAGAATCAAATTTATCATGGTCTCACGATCATTAGCCGGCGAAAAAAGTTTTACGATTGTACAACATTCGCAATGTCAGAACTGCATCTTTCACCCTCATCATACTACCTTCAAATCTTGAAAGATCTTCAAATGTTCTCTGAACTTTTCCCTAAGATAGCCAAAGCGCTCATTGAAAAAATAAGCCAGCAACGCATTAAGGGTGTAACGTTGAAACCTGGACTGAGTGGCAGGCCTTTCTTTTTACCTCAGCGGTCGTCTCGTTTCAAAATTGGGGAAGGCTTAAATGATTACATAACGACCTATGAAGCCCTTTGTTTACAGCTCTTACAAGAGGGCAAATCCTATAAGGAAATAGGGTCTATTCTTTCCATGTCTCCCCGGACAGTTGAAACGCACCTGGCACGCTTGAAAACACGGACTGGACTAACTTTGAGGGATTTGGCCCTGCAATCATTTAAAAACTTTGGTACAGGAAAAATAGATATTGATCTAGTTCAGGTTAAAGAAGAAAAAATCTCTGAGGATACAAAACCTAGGAAGCAAAAAGAAGCAAGTTGA
- the infA gene encoding translation initiation factor IF-1 produces MAKEDLIEFSGIVIELLPNAMFRVRLENDHVILAHTSGKMRKNRIRVLVGDTVTVEMTPYDLTKGRITFRQK; encoded by the coding sequence ATGGCAAAAGAAGATTTAATTGAATTCAGTGGTATCGTGATCGAGCTCCTCCCCAATGCAATGTTTCGTGTTCGTTTAGAAAACGATCATGTTATTTTAGCCCATACCTCTGGCAAGATGCGCAAAAACCGTATTCGCGTTCTGGTCGGGGACACTGTCACTGTTGAAATGACCCCCTATGATTTGACCAAAGGTCGCATCACTTTCCGTCAGAAGTAA